TAAAGCACCGGCACCAAGGGGCATTTCATCCATCCTATTATAACAGTCTTTAATCCTAGTAATATCTCTTTTAAACATTTGAAAATAAGCCATCAGGTGATGAGCCAGGGTTGTGGGTTGGGCTTTTTGCATATGTGTGTAACCAGGCATTATAGTATCAAGATTTTGAGTGGACAAGTCAATCAATGTACTTTCCAGTCTTATCAACTTATCAAAAATAATCTGGATCTGGTTTTTTAAATAGAGACGTATATCTAAAGCTACCTGATCATTTCTGCTTCTTCCGGTATGGAGTTTCTTGCCAATATCACCAATACGTTCTATCAATATCTTTTCTATATTCATATGGATATCTTCAGCTTGGATGTCAAATTTTATATTACCTGATTCAATATCTTCAAGAATTTTATTCAATTCATCGATTAGCAGTTTTGCTTGGTTTTTAGGTATTATTCCCTGATTGCCCAGCATTTCTGCATGGGCGATACTTCCAAGGATATCTTCCTTATATAAGCGGCAATCAAAAGAAATTGATGAATGAAAATCATCAATTTCTTTTGAACTCTGTTTCTCGAATCTTCCTCCCCAAAGTTTCATCAAATGAACACCTCACTATTTATTATGTTTTTGCATCATTAAGGCTCTTACCTTTAATGGGAGACCGAACAGGTTTATGAAGCCCTCAGCATCTTTTTGATCATACACATCGTCTTCGTCAAAAGTTGCAAAGTCCTGACTATAAAGAGAGTAAGGTGATTTTGCACCGGCTGGAATTATATTACCTTTGTACAGTTTGAGTCGTACAGTACCTGTTACAGTTTTTTGAGTTACATCTACAAAAGCGGATAGGGCCTCTCTTAACGGTGTATACCAGTTTCCGTCATAGACAAGTTCTGCAAATTTTAATGCTACTTGTTCTTTATAATGCATTGTTTGTCTGTCCAAGGTCAAATATTCCAGCTCTCTATGAGCAGCATATAGTATGGTTCCTCCGGGAGTTTCATAAATTCCTCTGGATTTCATGCCCACCAATCTATTTTCAACAATATCGGAAATTCCTATTCCATTTTTTGCTCCTATTTCATTTAATCGAAGGATAAGGTCTACAGGACTGTATTCTTTTCCATCAATTTTTTTAGGTATACCCTGTTCAAAATATATTTCGATATAATCTGGATTGTCCGGGGCCTTTTCAGGAGTGCTGCTGATCAAAAATACATGTTCTCCAGGTTCATTCCATGGATCTTCTAAGTCTCCCCCTTCATGGCTTAAATGCCATAAATTTTTATCCATACTGTAGGGATGTTTTTTAGTAACAGGAATAGGAATATTTCTTTCTTTGGCATATTCGATTGCATCAGTTCTAGATTTTATATTCCACATCCTCCAAGGTGCGATTATTTTGATGTTTGGATTTAATGCTTTGATGGTCAATTCAAATCTTACCTGATCGTTTCCTTTGCCAGTACAGCCGTGGCATATAGCCTGTGCACCTTCCTTTTCGGCAATTTCAACAAGCCTTTTAGCTATCAGTGGTCGTGCAAAGGAAGTACCTAAAAGATACTTGCCTTCATATACTGCATTGGCTTTTACGGTAGGATATATGAATTCTGTAACAAACTCGTTTTTAAGGTCCTCAATATATATTTTACTGGCACCTGAATTTATTGCTTTTTGTTCAAGGGG
This genomic window from Clostridia bacterium contains:
- a CDS encoding argininosuccinate synthase, whose translation is MADKEKVILAYSGGLDTSIIIPWLRENYDYEVIAVAADVGQGEELEPLEQKAINSGASKIYIEDLKNEFVTEFIYPTVKANAVYEGKYLLGTSFARPLIAKRLVEIAEKEGAQAICHGCTGKGNDQVRFELTIKALNPNIKIIAPWRMWNIKSRTDAIEYAKERNIPIPVTKKHPYSMDKNLWHLSHEGGDLEDPWNEPGEHVFLISSTPEKAPDNPDYIEIYFEQGIPKKIDGKEYSPVDLILRLNEIGAKNGIGISDIVENRLVGMKSRGIYETPGGTILYAAHRELEYLTLDRQTMHYKEQVALKFAELVYDGNWYTPLREALSAFVDVTQKTVTGTVRLKLYKGNIIPAGAKSPYSLYSQDFATFDEDDVYDQKDAEGFINLFGLPLKVRALMMQKHNK